DNA from Herpetosiphonaceae bacterium:
GCGCGGGCCGCTCAGCCGCCAAAGCTGCGCTCGGCAACCTGGCCCGCCGCGTCGACGATCAGCGAGGGCACGAAATTGAGAAAATCGCAGCTTGTGAGATGATAGCGCACGCCGTCGCGAATACCCTGCACGGCCAGGTTCCAGTCGGCGCGGCGGTGGAGGTGTCCATAGACACAGAAGGTTACTCCGGCGGCGGCAAGCATCTCGGCAAAGCGCGTTGGCCGCCCATCGGGGTAGAAGGGCGGGTAGTGCAGCAGCACGCCGATCGGCTTCGTCTCCTCGGATAGCCGCTGCGCCGCAGCCAGCGCGCGCTCCAGGCGGCCTAGCTCGCGGTTGTAGATCCGCTCGTCTGTTTCGGGGTTGAAGGTCGGGTGGCCGGGCGTGAGCCAGGCGCGGGTCCCGCACAGCACCCAA
Protein-coding regions in this window:
- a CDS encoding metallophosphoesterase; protein product: MRIWAIADLHLSFAAPKPMDVFGERWRDHPQRIAAAWRDRVADDDFVLLAGDNSWALKLPEALVDLRWIAGLPGHKVLTKGNHDYWWDTARKRRAELPPSMTLVEADAVVCGDWVLCGTRAWLTPGHPTFNPETDERIYNRELGRLERALAAAQRLSEETKPIGVLLHYPPFYPDGRPTRFAEMLAAAGVTFCVYGHLHRRADWNLAVQGIRDGVRYHLTSCDFLNFVPSLIVDAAGQVAERSFGG